In a single window of the Tellurirhabdus bombi genome:
- a CDS encoding type I phosphomannose isomerase catalytic subunit, whose product MSLYPLTFETIFKDKIWGGQKIKTVLGKDFSPLPNCGETWEISGVEGNVSVVKEGALKGQSLEALLAEHKGDLVGAHVYEKFGDTFPLLVKFIDANDDLSIQVHPNDELAKKRHNSFGKTEMWYILQADEGAELNSGFNREVSREEYIKAVEENTLPDILNMEKVEEGDVFFLPAGRVHYIGKGCLLAEIQQTSDITYRIYDFDRKDDKGQTRELHTELAVDAIDYKHYDDYKTHYESRLNQSVNAVSCPYFTTNVIHFDQEVMHDYAHIDSFVILVCVGGGVTIQAEGAQTSLRTGECALIPAAIKQITLIPDGEMTLLESYVP is encoded by the coding sequence ATGTCTCTCTATCCACTCACGTTTGAAACCATTTTCAAAGACAAAATCTGGGGCGGCCAGAAAATTAAAACGGTTCTCGGAAAAGATTTTTCTCCCCTGCCCAACTGCGGCGAAACCTGGGAAATTTCGGGCGTGGAGGGCAACGTCTCCGTGGTGAAAGAAGGAGCGCTAAAAGGCCAAAGTCTGGAAGCGCTTCTGGCTGAACACAAAGGGGATCTGGTGGGAGCGCATGTTTACGAAAAATTCGGCGACACCTTTCCCCTGCTGGTGAAGTTCATCGATGCCAACGACGATCTGTCGATTCAGGTACACCCGAACGACGAACTGGCGAAAAAACGGCATAACAGCTTCGGAAAAACCGAAATGTGGTATATCCTTCAGGCCGACGAAGGGGCTGAGCTGAACTCGGGTTTTAACCGGGAAGTGAGCCGCGAAGAATACATCAAAGCAGTGGAAGAAAATACCTTGCCCGATATCCTGAACATGGAGAAAGTCGAGGAAGGTGATGTATTTTTTCTGCCCGCAGGCCGCGTTCACTACATCGGTAAGGGTTGCTTGCTGGCCGAAATTCAGCAAACCTCCGACATTACCTACCGCATCTACGATTTTGACCGGAAAGACGATAAAGGCCAGACGCGGGAACTGCACACCGAACTCGCCGTCGACGCCATTGATTACAAACATTACGACGATTACAAAACCCACTACGAATCGCGGCTGAACCAGAGTGTCAATGCGGTTAGTTGTCCGTATTTCACGACCAATGTGATCCATTTTGATCAGGAAGTGATGCACGACTATGCCCACATCGATTCGTTTGTGATTCTGGTCTGCGTCGGGGGCGGTGTCACCATCCAGGCCGAAGGGGCTCAAACCAGTTTGCGCACGGGTGAATGCGCTCTTATCCCCGCCGCCATCAAGCAAATCACCCTGATTCCAGATGGTGAGATGACGTTGCTGGAGTCGTATGTTCCGTAA
- a CDS encoding M20 family metallo-hydrolase, with translation MISQLTAYSLETITESAIYLLKRLIATPSFSREEAKTAQLIEQFFQEHGIPYKRTKNNIWTHNRYFDPAKPTILLNSHHDTVKPNPSWKLDPFKPLEREGKLYGLGSNDAGGCLVSLIAAFCHFYKKQDMAYNLILAATAEEEISGREGLELILPEMPPISFAIVGEPTQMHLAIAEKGLLVLDCVAHGKSGHAARNEGENAIYKALKDIEWITNYQFPKVSPTLGPIKMSVTVINAGSQHNVVPDACSFTIDVRATEQYTLEEIVETIQRHIQSEVKPRSIRLKPSSIPEDHPIVKAGIWLGRETYGSPTTSDQALLDCPSLKCGPGHSERSHTADEFIYLREIEQGVELYIRMLEQVL, from the coding sequence ATGATTTCACAATTAACGGCCTACTCGTTGGAAACCATTACAGAATCAGCCATCTATCTGCTAAAACGCCTGATTGCAACGCCGTCTTTCAGCCGCGAAGAAGCAAAAACTGCCCAGCTGATCGAGCAGTTTTTCCAGGAACACGGTATTCCTTACAAACGAACCAAAAATAACATCTGGACGCACAATCGTTATTTCGATCCGGCCAAGCCAACGATTCTGCTGAACTCTCACCACGACACGGTGAAACCCAATCCTTCCTGGAAACTCGATCCGTTCAAACCGCTCGAACGCGAAGGAAAACTGTATGGTCTGGGTAGCAACGATGCCGGCGGTTGTCTGGTGTCGCTTATCGCCGCCTTCTGCCATTTTTATAAAAAGCAGGATATGGCTTATAACCTGATCCTGGCGGCTACGGCTGAAGAAGAAATTTCGGGCCGCGAAGGGCTGGAACTCATTCTGCCCGAGATGCCTCCCATCAGCTTTGCCATTGTGGGCGAACCAACCCAGATGCACCTGGCTATTGCCGAAAAAGGCTTGCTGGTGCTTGACTGCGTAGCGCACGGAAAATCGGGACACGCGGCCCGCAACGAAGGCGAAAATGCCATCTACAAAGCCCTGAAAGACATCGAATGGATTACGAATTATCAGTTTCCAAAAGTGTCGCCCACGCTGGGACCCATCAAAATGTCCGTGACGGTGATCAATGCTGGTTCGCAGCACAACGTGGTGCCCGATGCGTGCAGCTTTACCATTGACGTTCGGGCCACCGAGCAATACACCCTGGAAGAGATTGTTGAAACCATTCAGCGTCACATTCAATCGGAAGTCAAGCCGCGCTCAATTCGGCTGAAACCGTCGAGTATTCCGGAGGATCACCCCATCGTGAAGGCCGGAATCTGGCTGGGCCGGGAGACCTACGGCTCGCCCACCACCTCCGACCAGGCGCTGCTCGACTGTCCTTCGCTGAAATGCGGTCCGGGCCATTCGGAGCGTTCGCATACGGCCGATGAATTTATTTATTTGCGGGAAATTGAACAGGGCGTCGAATTGTATATTCGTATGCTGGAGCAAGTTCTGTAA